Proteins encoded in a region of the Anopheles aquasalis chromosome 2, idAnoAquaMG_Q_19, whole genome shotgun sequence genome:
- the LOC126572980 gene encoding mantle protein-like translates to MKGFVVFAMAIALAASAAVDSKNAEASAAAAAPEAEKKQDKRGLDWDLGYGLESHGWESPKLSHGWEEPAHITTIKKVHVPYPVEVEKHVPYPVKVPYPVHVEKKVPVVVEKKVPVYVEKHVPVHVDRPVPYPVKVPVKVIQKEYVEVPKPYPVHIEKHVPVVVKKPVYVEKHVPVVVKSHGWEPHSHSYSEFHSW, encoded by the exons ATGAAG GGATTCGTGGTGTTTGCGATGGCCATTGCGCTGGCGGCTAGTGCCGCGGTGGACAGTAAGAACGCTGAggcatcggctgctgctgctgctcccgaagCGGAGAAGAAACAGGATAAGCGTGGCCTGGACTGGGATCTCGGCTATGGACTCGAGTCGCACGGCTGGGAGTCACCGAAGCTGTCGCACGGTTGGGAGGAACCAGcgcacatcaccaccatcaagaaGGTGCACGTCCCGTATCCAGTTGAGGTTGAGAAGCATGTCCCGTACCCAGTGAAGGTGCCATACCCAGTGCAtgttgagaagaaggtcccGGTCGTCGTTGAGAAGAAGGTTCCGGTGTACGTCGAGAAGCACGTCCCGGTGCACGTTGATCGGCCCGTCCCGTACCCAGTGAAGGTTCCGGTCAAGGTGATCCAGAAGGAGTACGTCGAGGTGCCGAAGCCCTACCCAGTGCACATCGAGAAGCACGTCCCGGTCGTCGTGAAGAAGCCCGTCTACGTCGAGAAGCATGTGCCAGTTGTGGTGAAGTCGCACGGCTGGGAACCTCATTCCCACTCGTACTCCGAGTTCCACTCCTGGTAA